The genomic region GTTCATGAACATCCCATCGGACGAGGGGTTCCTGTTTTCGAGCTCGGTGCTCGCCGTAGGACTGGTGGTGCTGGTGGCCATCATGGCGTTCACCGTGATTGTCTGGGGCCTGGGCGTGGGCCCCGTCTATACCAACTGACAACCGATCGCCCACATAAATACACGTTCCGCCACTACAGGCCGCCGCAAGGCGGCCTTCTAATGCGAGCAACGACCATTCAGCGCCTGAGCGATTCGCAAGCCCTCGGGGTTGCGGCATACTCGACATCCTTGGAGACCCATCAAGCATGCCCGAGCAACTCAATACCCGCGTCGAAGACTGTTTCCTGCAAGCCGAATCCTTTTTCAAACGACCTTTCAAACGCCCCGTGGTGAGCCTCAAGCTGCGCGGGCAAAAAGCCGGTGTCGCGCATTTGCACGAGAATCTGCTGCGCTTCAACCCGCAGCTGTATCGGGAAAACACCGAAGATTTCCTCAAGCAGACCGTGGCGCATGAAGTCGCGCACCTGATCGCCCATCAACTGTTCGGCGACCGCATCCAGCCCCATGGCGAAGAATGGCAACTGATCATGCGCGGCGTCTACGAACTGCCGCCCAACCGCTGCCACACCTATGACGTCAAACGCCGCAGCGTGACCCGCTACATCTACAAATGCCCGTGCGCCGACAGCGATTTCCCGTTTTCGGCCCAGCGCCATAGCCTGGTACGTCAGGGGCGGCGGTATTTGTGTCGGCGTTGTCGCAGTACGTTGGTGTTCAGTGGGGAAATGCGGGTCGAGTAATTTGTGGTGTTTCGGCCGGCCCCATCGCGGGCAAGCCCGCTCCCACAAGGATCTCTGGTGTGCAAAATATTGTGTACGACGCAGATCATGTGGGAGCGGGCTTGCCCGCGATGGGGCCGGGACAGACGCTAGATAACCACTTTGGCACGCCGCAACGCTTCGATCCGCTGCGCACTAAACCCCAACTCCCCCAACACCTGATCCGTATGCTGCCCCAGCCGGACGCCAATGTGCCGCGGCTCAGGCAACCCCGCTGAAAACTTCAACGGGCAGGCCATCTGCGCCTGGGTCGAGCCATCGCCCCGCGGCACCTCAGCCACCAATTCCCGCGCCTTCAACTGCGGATGCCCAACCGCTTCGCCCAGGCTCAACACCGGCTCGACACACGCATCGACCCCGGCAAACAGCTCGCACAACCAGGCAAAGTCGTGTTTTTCGAACTCAATGTTCAGCGCATCCTTGAGTGCCTGTTGCCGG from Pseudomonas sp. GGS8 harbors:
- a CDS encoding SprT family zinc-dependent metalloprotease, yielding MPEQLNTRVEDCFLQAESFFKRPFKRPVVSLKLRGQKAGVAHLHENLLRFNPQLYRENTEDFLKQTVAHEVAHLIAHQLFGDRIQPHGEEWQLIMRGVYELPPNRCHTYDVKRRSVTRYIYKCPCADSDFPFSAQRHSLVRQGRRYLCRRCRSTLVFSGEMRVE